The DNA window CCCTGAACGAAGTGAGGACGTGCTTTCAGGGTGCGCTGCACAAGGAGGATCCACCATGTCCGAGGGACAATCTCGATAACCCCACAGAAATGTCTCGAGCGCCGACGGTGCTTTTTGGGAAGGAGCGTCCTTTTGAAGCGCTGACATACTGTGCACGATAGCACGAGCCGGGTATAGGGGGCGTTTGGGTCTCAAACAGTGGCGTGTCTGGCAGAGCGAGTCGAGTGCCGATCGTTCAATTCTGACGTTGGACTGGTTTCCGAGCAGGGGACGCCGGTGCTGAAGCATCGTCCTCAGTCGCATGGGCAACGATCAACTCCGTCTCTTCGCCTGAGTGTGGGCGTGCGCGATCAAGAGCGATCAAGAGAGAGTCATGAACGTAGGTGATCCACTTTTTCTCAAGAGGCCCAGTGGAGTCAAAAGCACAGGAGAAGTGTGCCGAGAGACTCTAGGCGTATGCGCCGGAACGCGTTCAGGCGAGTAGTCAGAGTCATCCATTTTCGTATTCCCGATCGGGACAGCTTCGTCGCCGTTCTTCTGCAAATCGGAAAGGAATACCCGGTAGACGGTGAGATGCGCTTAATCTACCGCTCGGGTGGGGGGAGAAGGTGCGACGGAAGATGATACGCCCATTGTAGGTTGGAGCACGTGCCGGTTTCGGAGGGACGCCTTGTAGCTGTTCGGAGACGTATAGGAACGCGGACGAAAGATTGAACGGCGACGATGGGCAGAGGGCCGAGGGGAGGAGCATCACACATTTTCTCACAAACAGACGCCTGGCTTACGTCTTTCGTGTTCGCACTACTTGCTCGAATCGGCGCCCGCAGTGCGAGGGGGATAAGTCATGCATGCAAACTGGGCCTAATCGAATGAACGAGGAAGAAAAGGTTGAATCGACATCGCAAGTGGATTCTTCAAACAATGAAGACACGCGAACGCAAGTCTTTATTGTCGACGATCATCCGGCCATTCGAGAGGCGCTTACAGCCTCCATTAACAGCAAGATCGACATGCGGGTGGTCGGGGAGAGTGGCACGGCGAAGAAGGCGCTAAGGCAGATGGGGCGCCACGAGCCAGACGTTGTTGTCGTCGACATCTCCCTGGAAGATGCGCATGGGCTTGATCTCGTGGAGGAGATTCGATCGCGATTCCCAGACATTCGCGTCGTTGTCTTTTCGATGTACGACGAAAGCGTGTATGCGGAGCGGGCCATTCGGGCCGGGGCCTCCGGCTACGTCATGAAGAGCGAGCCGACTGAGCGCGTCGTGAGTGCCATTCAAGCGGTGGGCGAAGGCGACGTCTATCTGAGTCAACGGATGTCCTCCCGGATCCTCAGCAAAGTGATCCGACAGCAGGACTACGCCTTTAGTTCGGCCACCGAGCAGCTGACCGATCGGGAAATGACGGTCTTTCAAAAGCTCGGGAAGGGCGAGAGCGTACGAGACATTGCGGATGAGCTCGACCTCAGTCGAAAGACGGTGGAAACGTATCGGCGGCGGGCAAAAGAGAAGTTGGGGTTTGATACGGTCGATGAGCTTCTCCAGTATGCGGTACAGTGGACCTACGGTCGAGAGCAGGATCGATGGGATGATGATGACGAGGAGGACGTGTCCGAAGAGGAAGGATGAGCGAGGAGGAGCAGTGGGAGCGGGAGATTCGGCGCAATTGGGGGGGTACCATTGAATGGGAGCGTTGCATTTTCGTACGTCAAAGTGCTCGTCCCATATGCGCTTCAATAGAACGGTGTGAGAGGATTTGCACCGTATCCTGAGGTGACTTCAATCCCCATCTCTACTGGATGCGCCCAATGTCTCCTCTGTTGAACAACGTTAAGTTTCGCGTCACCGATCTTGATCAGTCCGGGACTATTGCGGGGGATGGAAGCGGGCCGGAGACGCTGCTTCGTCCCGATCGCGTAGGACTTGTGCATGACTGGTTGCCCGTTTATGCGGGGGCGGAGCGGGTCCTGGAGCAAATGATTCGTGTCTTTCCGGAATCGGCGCTCTATAGCCTCATCGATTTCCTTCCCGATGACCAGCGCGGATTTCTGCAGGGACGGCCCGTGGAGACGTCCTTTATCCAACAGCTGCCGTTTGCTCGTCAGCACTACCGAAAGTATTTGCCGCTAGCCCCCTTGGCCATCGAGCAGTTCGATCTTTGCGACCACGACGTGGTGGTGTCGTCCAGTTATGCGGTGGCCAAAGGAGTGCTCACCCGGGCCGACCAGTTGCACATCAGCTACGTCCATAGCCCCATCCGGTATGCGTGGGATCTCTACCACGAGTACATGACCCAGGGAGGGCTCGGGCGGGTTCGGAGCCTGTTGGCTCGCCTTGTGCTGCACTACATGCGCCTCTACGACATGAGCACGGCGTCGCGGGTAGATCTCTACGTGGCGAATTCCAAGCACGTTGCCCGGCGCATCTGGAAGACGTACCGGCGACCGGCCCAGGTCATTTACCCCCCGGTCGACGTCGAACGGTTTACCCTTCAGCCCAAGAAAGATAACTACTACCTGACGATGTCGCGCCTGGTCCCCTACAAGCGCGTCGACTTAATCGTCAAAGCCTTCACGGAGATGCCCGACAAAGAGCTCGTCGTGATTGGAGACGGGCCGGAGTTTGAGACCATCAAGCGACAGGCAGGGTGCAACGTGACGATGCTTGGGTATCAGCCGGACGACGCGGTGAAGTATTACATGGAGCATGCGCGCGCCTTTGTGTTTGCCGCCGAAGAAGACTTCGGAATCGTGCCGGTGGAGGCGCAGGCCTGCGGGACACCCGTGATCGCGTATGGGCGAGGCGGTGTCCAGGAGACGGTCGTGCCCGGGACAACAGGGGTCTTTTTTCCCGAGCAGACCGTGGAGCATTTGAAAGAGGCGGTCGATGAGTTTGAAAAAATTCGGGGACGTCTATCCCCGGAAGACATTCGCGCGCAGGCCGAGCGATTCGCCATTCCGGTCTTTCGAGCGGCCTTTGACCGGCTCGTCCACACGGCCTACGCGGAGTTTGTGGACGGATTTTCGGCACTCGACGGGTCGTCGGCTTCTGTAGGGGCCCCCATCCAGCAGCAATATCCTAATTTGAGTCTCCACTCGTGATCGGTTCATCGTCCACGTCTACATTCGAGCAGCAGGCCCGTCCCTACGAGACGTTGGCCTCCGCCCCTTCTCAAGTTCGGGATACGGTTGCGTCTCTACAGGTTGCGCCCTCCCAGTGGAAAACGATTCTCACGTTTCTCTTCGGAGACGTCATCGGCGTGCTGTCGGTGCTGGGATTCGTATATCTGGGGGCCAGTACGTTCATTCCTGCGTACGCGCCGCGGGCATATGAGGTCGGCCTACTGGTACTGCCCGGTGTTCTTCTGGCGTACGCCGTGGCGGGGCTCTACCAGCGTCGTTTCACGCATCCGGCCCTCGAGATGCAACGCATTGGGGCGCTGACCCTGCTGATGGGGGCGGTGGCCGGGGGGGTAGCCTACGGGGCTACGGGAGACGAGACGGGAGCTGTGCTTTTTCTGGCGGGGGGAGGACTCGGGGCGATCATCATGCCGATCTGCCGAAGTCTCTTCCGGGTTGTCTTTGCGCGGGCCGACTGGTGGGGGGTGCCCGCCGTCATCGTTAGTTCAGGGACGAGCGGGGCCGCTATTCTCGACACGTTGAATCGCTGGCCGGAAATTGGGGTGCGCCCCGTGGCCCTTCTCAGTGACACGCCCGGCGAGGACGATCTACAGGTCCCAATTCGAGGAGGCTATGAGCTGGCTCCGTATTTGGCTCGCCACCTTGGGATTCCCTACGCGCTTTTGGCCATGCCCTCCCTCACCCATACGGGCCGAGCCAACCTTCTCGCGCAGTACAGCAAGTTTTTCGATCACGTCTTCGTGATGCCGGACCCAGCGGGGGCGCCGGCCCTCTGGACGACGGGACGGTCCGGCGACGGCCTCTTTGGCTACGGGGTGCGAAACGTGGCTCTCCGTCCCGGGGCCCGGCTCATAAAGCGGGCCGTGGACATCGTCGGGGCCCTCATTGGACTCCTCCTCCTGGCGCCCCTTTTGGCAGGCATTGCCCTGTGGATCCGACTCGACGCCCCAGGCGCAGTCTTCTATCGCCAGGAGCGCATGGGGCGCGAAGGCCGAATCGTTACCATTCTGAAGTTTCGCACCATGTACGAGGATGCGGACCAAAAGCTGGCGGAGATCCTGGAACAGGATCCTACGCTCCGCCGGGAGTACGAACGGTACCATAAGCTTCAGAATGATCCCCGTGTGACACGCATCGGACGATTCCTCCGCCGCTATAGCCTGGACGAACTTCCCCAGATCCTCAATGTCCTTCGAGGAGATATGAGCCTGGTGGGACCTCGGGCCTACATGCCGTCTGAGCTTGAGAAAATGAACGGGCTGGCACGGGCCGTTCTCCAATGTCCGCCGGGCATGACGGGACTTTGGCAGGTCTCCGGTCGAAATCGACTGAGCTTTTCCGACCGCGTGAACCTAGACGTACACTACATCCAGAACTGGTCCCTCTGGTTGGACCTCTACCTGTTGGTGCGCACCGGCCCCGTGGTGTTTTCCGGAGACGGTGCCTCGTAGAATCGAGGTCGTGCTTTATCCCCCTTAGGTTTCCCCCTTAGTTTGGTGTTTTCCCATGAACGACACGTCGCAAAATCTTACCCCTTATCGGAAGCAAGCCGAGAAGATCGGGCTTCAGTCATCCAATTCCGGATCCGATGATAACACCCTCGATCTTGGGGCCCTCTGGGAGGCGGTAAAGCGGAGCAAATGGGTTATTCTCGGGACGTGTGTTTTCGTCACGGCCCTCACCGCCGCGGTTACGATGATGATGCCTCAGGTGTACGAGGCCGGTGCTGTCGTTTCGGTCGAGCGGGAGGCAGCTCCAGCGCGCATGATGGTCGGCCTGAACGAGCAGCGGGACCTCAGCTCTGAAATTGGTCTGCTGAAAAACTCAGGAGAGCTTGCCCGTCGGGTCGTTTCGACGATCGAAGACGTGGCCGACACCACGCAGGGAGTGCAGTTTACCCTTCTTGCCCCCGTTTCCGAAGAGGAGCCGTACACGCAGTACGCCGCAATTCTCCGTCTGCAGGAAATGGTCTCGTTCGTCCCCGACCAACAGCAGGGACTGATCAATATTCGGGTCGAGAGTCAGGATCCGGCCGAGGCGGCGCTCATCGCGAACAGCTTTGCGCAGCAGTATCGTCTGTTCAGCCGAGAGATGGCACGAGCAGGCGTGGTAGCGGCTCGCGAATTCCTGGAGACACAACTTGAAAAGCGGAAAGACGACATTCGCGCCATTGAAAACGAATGGGAGGCATTCGCGCGCAGTAACGCCATTGTCACGGAAGGCCTCGATGGGCAGAATGTGGCCGCGGAGTACGCGGAGCTTCAGTCGCAACGAGATGCTCTTACGTTTCAGTTGGAGCAGGAGAAGCGCACCCTGTCTATTCTTGAGGACCAGATGGAACGGGCGCAGCCAAGCCTGCGATCGGCGGTGCTCAAAGAGCAGGAGGTGCAGAGCCTTCGGACACAGATCCAGGCCTTGGAAGATCAAATTGCAGAATTGAAGGCCCGGGCTGAGCAGTACTACATCAACGATCCCACCCTCCGAGGCGATGAGTCTCGGGTACGGGAGTTGGCCGAGATTAAGCGTCGCATTGACGGGTTTGAGGATCGGAAAATGGACTTGACGGAGGACCTCGTGGAGGCCTCTCGAGAGGCCAGCGGCACGGCAGGCGGAGTGGCCACTGCCGAGGGAGGAGGCATTGCTTCGATCGGACAGCTCGGGACCCTTCAGGGGCGCATTGAGGAGCAAACGATCAAAATTGAGCAGACCGAGGCACAGATTCAGGCCCTGGAAGATCGGATTTCCGGCTATCAAGGACGTTTAGAGAGCATTCCGCGACAGACGATCCAACGAGAACAGCTCGACCGGCGTCTCACGCAGGCTGAGCAATTCTACAAAGACATTGCAATGGAATTGCAGCGCACCATTGTGACCGAGGAGTCCGAGCTTGGCTACGTGAAGATTATGCGGTCGGCCGTCATTCCCATGCTGCCCGTTCGTCCCAACATGAAGCAGAACCTGGTGCTTGGACTTCTGCTGGGCCTCGGACTGGGCATGGGCCTCGGGTTTCTCCGGCAGTCGATGAGCTGGCAAATTTACGAGCCCGACGACATTCAGGCGAAGGGATATAGCCTCGTCGGAGTGATTCCGAGGATGGATCGGGAAATCAAGAAGACATTCAACGGCTCCGACGTTGTGGAGGTAGAGGGACGAAAACTCAGTACGTGCCTCTTCCCGCTTCTGAACCCGTGGTCGCCAATTACGGAAAACTACCGGCTCGTACGGGCGAATCTCCAGTTTGCGGCGGCAAAGAACCACCGCGACCATGGACAGTCGTCTCAAATTATGATGGTCACGAGCCCGGAGCCGGGAGACGGAAAGACGACGACCGCAACAAACCTAGCTACCACAATTGCGCTCAGTGGTCGCGAGGTGTTGCTCATTGACGCCGATATGCGGCGATCCAACGCACATAAGATGATTGGAGTGGAACGGAGTCCGGGACTGGCTCAGATCCTGGAAGGAGAGACGGGACTCGATACGATTATCGACGATACGATCATCGAGGGGCTCCACGTGCTTCCGGCAGGGGAGCCGAGCGTTCCTCCCACCGAACTGCTCGATTCTGAGCGAATGCGGGGACTGCTCGCATCGGTGGCCACGCTGTATGACATTGTGATTATCGACACGCCGCCGGTGCTTGCCGCTACGGACCCTGTCGTGTTAGCGCCCAACTGCGACGTCGTTCTCGTTGTGGCCTCGGCCGATAAGACGGACTTCCGGGCCCTCTCGCAGGTAGAGAGCACCCTTGAGGCCGTTGGGGCGTCTATCGGGGGAATCATCTTCAACCGCTACGATGCCACACGAGCAGGCGGGGCCAACAAATATGGATACGGGTACAGCTACAAATACGACTATGCCCCGGTCGAATAAAAACGGGGCACGCACTGCGATTCTTGATGCGGATCTACGCGGCCGCTTCCTGGAGTCCAGTGGACACTTCCCCCTTCTCCTGATTTCTCTCTTCTTACAATGAATATCTTCTCTTCCCCAATCCGTCCCCTCGTGCTTCTGGGGATGTTCGGTCTGGCCCTTCTCCTGTGTCCGTCGGGCGTTTGGGCTCAGCAGCTTCCCCAAAGCTCTCTTACGTCGTCAAGCGTTAAGGAATACGGGCGCCCCGGGTATCCGCAGATCACGGTCTACGTATGGGGAAGTGCCGACACGGGTGTATGGAGCGTAGAGAAAGGCACTGATCTTCTCGAGTTCACGAGTGTCGTCTCTCAGGTTCAACTTGAAACCAGGACGCCCGATCAAAGGGCAATCACTCTCCTTCAAATCTATCGAGACGGACAGGCCCGCGGAGAGCCGTTCTTCGAGTCCAAAATCGCGGATTTGTTTACGCAGCGTGGGCGCTATCCCGAAATGCAAGAGGGAGACATTCTCGTTCTGCAGAGAGAGACGAAGGGGCGGTTTACGTGGAAGGACGCGGCTCAGATCATCGGGACGGTGGGGACATTTCTGAACACCTTCCTCATTCTCGACCGGCTGCGCAACTAATACCGCTTGCCGAAGATCATTGTGCATCTACCACGCGTGTCTGCGCGACGATGCCGTCTCCTTTTGCGCCTGGTTCCTCTTGTTCCCCCTGATGTGGGGAGGACCCGATAGAAGGGGGAGCTCAGTCAGGTCCGGAGCAACTCGTAAAGGGCATAGTCCTCCGTGACGACTGGTCTTTGTACAGCTCAGAATCTCTCAAATTCCTACCTCCGGCCCACGCTGCTAGAGGGCCACCTGGAGGCGGGCTGTGAAGAAGCCATCCCCTACGTCGTCGGTGGCCGCCTGGTAGTTGACGAGGAAGCGCAGCAGGGAGGAGTAGTCGTAGTTGTAGCCCAGCGTAAGTTGGTCCTCGGGCGTTGCCTGGATCGGCGTGTCGGGATCGTACTGATCGAAGCGAATCAGCACCTGCTGGTTCTCGCTCACGTCCGCCCCGGCGGCGACGTAAAAGCCAAAGGGGTTGGCCGTGTCCGCTCCTCCGTTCGGGTCAAGCCAGGCCGTATCGAGTTCTCCGGCGAGCAGCCAGCGGTCAATGTCCAGACGAGCATCGGCGCCGAAGAGCACGCGCGTGCCGGAAAAAGCGGGACGACCGAGGCCGGAGAGGGGGGTGTCGTCGTCGATGCTGTAGGCCGCATTGGTGCCAAGCTCCAGTTCACCAGTACTCACAGGCAGGCGCCCGCTCAGACGTCCCACGTACAAGAGCGGATCGCTGGACGGAGGTTGGAGGCCGCTTGTGCCGTTGAAGGCACCCACCGTTGCGGTCAGGCGATCCGGGACCAGCGTTCGTGCAAGAGACACTCCCGCCTGCCGATTCGGGGCCACGTTGTTCACGACGCGAGCCCGTTCTGCGAAGAGGAGATTGGGACGTGGCGTGAGGATTTCGGCACTGAACGGCGTTTTGAAGATGCCGGCCGTCATCCGAAGTTGGTCCGTCAACGGAAGACGAGCAAAGGCATCGAGCAGAATAGAAGAGGAGGCAAAGTCCGTCTGCACGGCGTACTGAAGAGACTCAGCGTTTCCGCCGAAGCGGAGACGTGTAGAGCGAACGCGAAAGCCATCATTGTCGGCCCGGCCCAGATAGGCATCCGTTTGCAGAAGGCCGCCGATCGTTAGGGCATCGCCGCCCCCCACCGACACCGTTCCGGCCTCGTTGGGCGACTGAGCGGAGGCAAGTTGCACCCCCCCCACTGCCACGAAAAGCGCGATGAGGAGGAAAGGGCGGCTGATGCCGGAGAAGGAAGCTCGCATTGAGACTGCGCGTGGAAATGAACAAGACAAACGCGAGGCGAGGATATTCTTCAGTCCAGAAGTATGATAGGAGCGTGCAATTGGAGAGTTTAGAGAGGCACGTTACGGGATGGTAATTGGGCATTTTCTTTTCGGGAAGAGACGGGACCGGGGGCGAACCCGTAGAAGGGCGTTCCGTAGTGAGGTTGGGATCTATATTTCCGGCGTCACTCACACAGGCATATGTTCATCAATTTTCTTCAGATTACCGGTGGATTCATTGTGCTGACGGCCGCCGCGGAGGCCCTCGTGTTCGGGGCATCATCGCTTGCGCGCCGCGTGGGGTTGTCTCCACTGGTCATTGGGTTGACAGTCGTGTCGATTGGCACGAGCCTGCCGGAACTGGTGGTGGGCGTCGAGGCAGCCCTTCGCGGCAGTGGCGACATTGCTCTTGGCAACGTAGTGGGATCGAATATCGGGAATATTGCTCTTATTCTAGGGGTGGCGGCCCTCGCGAAACCGCTCGTCGTGCAGGCCCAGGTGGTGCGAATTGACAGCCCCATCCTGGTCGTCGTGTCCCTTATGTTCGTTGGCCTTATGCTGGATGGACAGCTCGGTCGTCTCGACGGGGGACTGCTCGTAGGGGGGATCGTGGCCTACGTGGCTTACAACCTGTGGGTGGCCCAGAAGGCATCGAGTACGGTCCGGGAAGAGTTTGACCAAGGCATTCCGGATCGGCACTCCGCGATCATGGATGCCGGGTTGCTCGCCCTCGGGATTGGGGGACTTGTCGTGGGGGCGCGCGTCATGGTTGCGGGCGCCGTTTCGATCGCTCAGACGCTGGGCGTGGGGCCCATTGTGGTGGGGCTCACCATCGTTGCCGTTGGCACGAGTCTGCCGGAGCTTGCCACCTCGGTGGTGGCGGCGCGACGGGGAGCAGGAGACATTGCGGTTGGCAACGCGGTGGGATCCAGTATCTTCAACATTCTCGGGATTCTCGGGATCACCATCCTTGTGCAGCCGCTCTCTACCGACACCCTTGGGTGGATCGATGCGGGGGTGATGGTGGGAGTGGCCGTTGTTGTTTTGCCGCTCTTTCGCTCCAACTGGACTCTCAGCCGGGCCGAGGGGGCCTTTTTATTGATCTGTTATTTGGGCTACATTGGGTCCCTTGTGATGGGGTAGGTTTGGGGACGAGACGGAAGGGGATCCCAGCACTTGGTGTTCAAGTACATCTCTCGTGAACTCCGTTCCGGTTCGCCGGTTCGTGCTCTGGCTTCGAACGGGACGCGTCGGGACGTTCCGACGATCGTGCCGAGTCGATCAGCATACAATTCTACTCTGCGCAATCGCACGGGACTATGCTTGAAGGGACAGGTCTCCGACCCGCTGTTGAGGATGAGCGTGCCGTGCGGTTGTCTTCTGTCATTGCGTCTCCGTTGCTTTCGTCTCGTCGCTCCACGCACACATGAGTCCCTTCGTGCAGGTTTCGGCCTACTTCGGCCTCGCCCTTATCTCGACGGCTGTCGTGTGGAAAGGGAGCGAATGGCTTGAATCGTCCAGCGAGCGGTTGTCCGTGTACTATGAGCTTCCTCCCCTCGTGCAGGGAGCTGTCGTGCTGGCGATAGGGTCTAGCTTTCCGGAGCTGTCTACGGCCGTGCTGGCAACGCTTCTTCATGGCGAGTTTGAGCTCGGGGTGGCCGCAATTGTGGGGTCAGCGCTCTTCAACGTTCTGATGATTCCGGCGCTTGCGGGCATCTGGTCCGACGAGGATCTCGTCTCGACGCGCGATCTGGTTTACAAGGAGGTACAGTTTTACCTGATCTCGATTGCGGCTCTCCTCCTGATGTTCTCGTTTGCGGTGATCTACAATCCAGTGGAGAACGCCAGTGGGGCAATCGCAGGAGAGGTGACACGAGGGCTCGTGCTGTTTCCCCTCGTGCTCTATTTGTTTTACGTATACCTGCAGTATCAGGATACGATGGATCACACGGCCGAGGGGGATCCCGCGTCGGTCGCACCAGGGAGACAGTGGGGCGTTCTGCTTGCTGCGCTGCTCGTCATTCTCGTGGGCGTAGAGGGGCTTGTCCGGGCGGCGATCGGACTTGGAGAAGTCTTTGGCACCCCGAGCTTTCTCTGGGGCATCACGGTCGTTGCGGCTGGCACCTCTGTGCCGGACGCCTTCGTGAGTGTCCGGGCGGCCCGGGCTGGAAACGCGGTGACGAGTGTGGCCAATGTGCTGGGGAGCAACGTCTTTGATCTATTAGTGTGCATTCCGGCCGGTGTACTGGTAGCCGGCACGGCCGTCGTCAACTACTCCGTGAGTGCCCCCATGATGGGGGTCCTTACCCTCGCTACCCTGATCGTCTTTTTGTTGATGCGAACCCACATGGTGCTGACGACAGCCGAAGCCTGGGGGCTCATTGCCATCTATCTGCTCTTTGTCGTCTGGATGAGCGTGGAAACCTTTGGAGCTGTCAACTTGCTGCCCAATTTGCCACCGGCGACATCCATGCCCAGCCCCTAATACATCCAGCCGGCGAGGGCATGGCGATCCCTGATGGACGGGGGACATCTGCCGTCGTTTGGGGGCATGCGCTTGTGACTGTCCGACGCGGACGTTAGTCTTTAAACGGAGATGAAATTAAAAATTCACTGAGGCCCTTCTATGGATCCCCCGTTTCAAACCAAGCTCAGCCGACGCGAGCGTCAGATTATGGAGGCCGTCTACCGGCTTGGGGAGGCGAGCGTTGCGGCCGTTCAGGACGAGCTCCCGGACGATCCCGACTATCACGCCGTCCGGGTGGCGATGGCGAAGCTAGAAGACAAAGGGCACCTCTGTCATCGCCGGGAGGGGCGTCGATACATCTACAAACCTGAAATTCCCCGCGAAGAGGCCAAACGGTCGGCACTGGGTCATCTGGTACGCACCTACTTTTCCGGGGCCCCCTCCGAGGTGCTCCTGACGCTTCTGAACATGTCGGCTGAGGATTTAAGCACCGACGACATTGCTGAATTGGAGGCCTGGATCGAGCAGGCAAAAGACGAAGGAACGGCGCATGACTGACATTGCTCTCCGGGTTGGGGCATACATTCTACTTCACGGGACGGTGGTGCTTGTCTGTGCGTGGGGCCTCGTGTGGATGAACCGCGATGGACCTGCGGCCCTCACCCATGCAGTGTGGACGGCGGCCTTTACGGTGTTGCTGCTGCTGCCGGTGGGAGGATACGTGGTGCCGGGGTGGACCGTTGATCTGACGATGGAGTCGTCGCCTGGACACATGGGGACGTTCACTGACGGTCCCCCGTGGCGGGAGGGGAGGAGCCGCTTCCAGGCGGCACGGCCCGGTCAACGACGGTCGACCAGAGTCGCTGGCAGGGGCTGCTT is part of the Salinibacter sp. 10B genome and encodes:
- a CDS encoding porin, producing MRASFSGISRPFLLIALFVAVGGVQLASAQSPNEAGTVSVGGGDALTIGGLLQTDAYLGRADNDGFRVRSTRLRFGGNAESLQYAVQTDFASSSILLDAFARLPLTDQLRMTAGIFKTPFSAEILTPRPNLLFAERARVVNNVAPNRQAGVSLARTLVPDRLTATVGAFNGTSGLQPPSSDPLLYVGRLSGRLPVSTGELELGTNAAYSIDDDTPLSGLGRPAFSGTRVLFGADARLDIDRWLLAGELDTAWLDPNGGADTANPFGFYVAAGADVSENQQVLIRFDQYDPDTPIQATPEDQLTLGYNYDYSSLLRFLVNYQAATDDVGDGFFTARLQVAL
- a CDS encoding polysaccharide biosynthesis tyrosine autokinase, whose translation is MNDTSQNLTPYRKQAEKIGLQSSNSGSDDNTLDLGALWEAVKRSKWVILGTCVFVTALTAAVTMMMPQVYEAGAVVSVEREAAPARMMVGLNEQRDLSSEIGLLKNSGELARRVVSTIEDVADTTQGVQFTLLAPVSEEEPYTQYAAILRLQEMVSFVPDQQQGLINIRVESQDPAEAALIANSFAQQYRLFSREMARAGVVAAREFLETQLEKRKDDIRAIENEWEAFARSNAIVTEGLDGQNVAAEYAELQSQRDALTFQLEQEKRTLSILEDQMERAQPSLRSAVLKEQEVQSLRTQIQALEDQIAELKARAEQYYINDPTLRGDESRVRELAEIKRRIDGFEDRKMDLTEDLVEASREASGTAGGVATAEGGGIASIGQLGTLQGRIEEQTIKIEQTEAQIQALEDRISGYQGRLESIPRQTIQREQLDRRLTQAEQFYKDIAMELQRTIVTEESELGYVKIMRSAVIPMLPVRPNMKQNLVLGLLLGLGLGMGLGFLRQSMSWQIYEPDDIQAKGYSLVGVIPRMDREIKKTFNGSDVVEVEGRKLSTCLFPLLNPWSPITENYRLVRANLQFAAAKNHRDHGQSSQIMMVTSPEPGDGKTTTATNLATTIALSGREVLLIDADMRRSNAHKMIGVERSPGLAQILEGETGLDTIIDDTIIEGLHVLPAGEPSVPPTELLDSERMRGLLASVATLYDIVIIDTPPVLAATDPVVLAPNCDVVLVVASADKTDFRALSQVESTLEAVGASIGGIIFNRYDATRAGGANKYGYGYSYKYDYAPVE
- a CDS encoding glycosyltransferase family 4 protein; its protein translation is MSPLLNNVKFRVTDLDQSGTIAGDGSGPETLLRPDRVGLVHDWLPVYAGAERVLEQMIRVFPESALYSLIDFLPDDQRGFLQGRPVETSFIQQLPFARQHYRKYLPLAPLAIEQFDLCDHDVVVSSSYAVAKGVLTRADQLHISYVHSPIRYAWDLYHEYMTQGGLGRVRSLLARLVLHYMRLYDMSTASRVDLYVANSKHVARRIWKTYRRPAQVIYPPVDVERFTLQPKKDNYYLTMSRLVPYKRVDLIVKAFTEMPDKELVVIGDGPEFETIKRQAGCNVTMLGYQPDDAVKYYMEHARAFVFAAEEDFGIVPVEAQACGTPVIAYGRGGVQETVVPGTTGVFFPEQTVEHLKEAVDEFEKIRGRLSPEDIRAQAERFAIPVFRAAFDRLVHTAYAEFVDGFSALDGSSASVGAPIQQQYPNLSLHS
- a CDS encoding calcium/sodium antiporter, with the translated sequence MFINFLQITGGFIVLTAAAEALVFGASSLARRVGLSPLVIGLTVVSIGTSLPELVVGVEAALRGSGDIALGNVVGSNIGNIALILGVAALAKPLVVQAQVVRIDSPILVVVSLMFVGLMLDGQLGRLDGGLLVGGIVAYVAYNLWVAQKASSTVREEFDQGIPDRHSAIMDAGLLALGIGGLVVGARVMVAGAVSIAQTLGVGPIVVGLTIVAVGTSLPELATSVVAARRGAGDIAVGNAVGSSIFNILGILGITILVQPLSTDTLGWIDAGVMVGVAVVVLPLFRSNWTLSRAEGAFLLICYLGYIGSLVMG
- a CDS encoding response regulator transcription factor; the encoded protein is MDSSNNEDTRTQVFIVDDHPAIREALTASINSKIDMRVVGESGTAKKALRQMGRHEPDVVVVDISLEDAHGLDLVEEIRSRFPDIRVVVFSMYDESVYAERAIRAGASGYVMKSEPTERVVSAIQAVGEGDVYLSQRMSSRILSKVIRQQDYAFSSATEQLTDREMTVFQKLGKGESVRDIADELDLSRKTVETYRRRAKEKLGFDTVDELLQYAVQWTYGREQDRWDDDDEEDVSEEEG
- a CDS encoding BlaI/MecI/CopY family transcriptional regulator yields the protein MDPPFQTKLSRRERQIMEAVYRLGEASVAAVQDELPDDPDYHAVRVAMAKLEDKGHLCHRREGRRYIYKPEIPREEAKRSALGHLVRTYFSGAPSEVLLTLLNMSAEDLSTDDIAELEAWIEQAKDEGTAHD
- a CDS encoding sodium:calcium antiporter; this encodes MSPFVQVSAYFGLALISTAVVWKGSEWLESSSERLSVYYELPPLVQGAVVLAIGSSFPELSTAVLATLLHGEFELGVAAIVGSALFNVLMIPALAGIWSDEDLVSTRDLVYKEVQFYLISIAALLLMFSFAVIYNPVENASGAIAGEVTRGLVLFPLVLYLFYVYLQYQDTMDHTAEGDPASVAPGRQWGVLLAALLVILVGVEGLVRAAIGLGEVFGTPSFLWGITVVAAGTSVPDAFVSVRAARAGNAVTSVANVLGSNVFDLLVCIPAGVLVAGTAVVNYSVSAPMMGVLTLATLIVFLLMRTHMVLTTAEAWGLIAIYLLFVVWMSVETFGAVNLLPNLPPATSMPSP
- the wbaP gene encoding undecaprenyl-phosphate galactose phosphotransferase WbaP gives rise to the protein MIGSSSTSTFEQQARPYETLASAPSQVRDTVASLQVAPSQWKTILTFLFGDVIGVLSVLGFVYLGASTFIPAYAPRAYEVGLLVLPGVLLAYAVAGLYQRRFTHPALEMQRIGALTLLMGAVAGGVAYGATGDETGAVLFLAGGGLGAIIMPICRSLFRVVFARADWWGVPAVIVSSGTSGAAILDTLNRWPEIGVRPVALLSDTPGEDDLQVPIRGGYELAPYLARHLGIPYALLAMPSLTHTGRANLLAQYSKFFDHVFVMPDPAGAPALWTTGRSGDGLFGYGVRNVALRPGARLIKRAVDIVGALIGLLLLAPLLAGIALWIRLDAPGAVFYRQERMGREGRIVTILKFRTMYEDADQKLAEILEQDPTLRREYERYHKLQNDPRVTRIGRFLRRYSLDELPQILNVLRGDMSLVGPRAYMPSELEKMNGLARAVLQCPPGMTGLWQVSGRNRLSFSDRVNLDVHYIQNWSLWLDLYLLVRTGPVVFSGDGAS